The Portunus trituberculatus isolate SZX2019 chromosome 49, ASM1759143v1, whole genome shotgun sequence genome contains a region encoding:
- the LOC123499189 gene encoding chromosomal replication initiator protein DnaA-like, giving the protein MPPSVDDVTQAMVEWALSPNHYPRRKPKPAHHTQIKPPARMPSPSPLLQDKTRAAKERPIGKLPTVPPEEFIKFVSPQELQLDVPRSPSTHKPHNPPGAVRRSPQQPASNHREQRLPYDEPSPDYEDDYKKYYSRYDKQYYREGCPDEDFYNHDRYSYEDRGAADPYRYNSARDGYQEHQQYPSHQGHGYDYSDNEYREPQYSYEAQRSPYQQPEYSYEAQGSPYQQPEYSYEVQRSPYQQPSPYYRSEPQQYSREYQQPRSSYDVLY; this is encoded by the coding sequence ATGCCTCCCAGTGTTGATGACGTGACACAGGCTATGGTGGAGTGGGCCCTCAGTCCCAACCATTACCCACGGAGGAAACCCAAGCCAGCACATCATACCCAGATCAAACCACCAGCAAGAATGCCAAGCCCTTCCCCACTCCTGCAGGATAAGACTCGTGCTGCAAAGGAGAGGCCAATAGGGAAGTTACCCACAGTACCACCAGAAGAATTTATCAAATTTGTATCACCACAAGAGTTGCAGCTAGATGTGCCTAGATCCCCCAGCACGCACAAGCCTCACAACCCACCAGGTGCTGTGAGAAGGAGCCCCCAGCAGCCAGCCAGTAACCACAGGGAGCAGCGCCTTCCCTACGATGAACCAAGCCCTGACTATGAAGACGATTACAAAAAGTATTACTCCCGGTACGACAAGCAGTACTACCGTGAGGGGTGTCCTGATGAGGACTTCTACAATCACGATAGGTATAGCTATGAGGACAGAGGTGCAGCGGATCCTTACCGCTATAATTCAGCCCGTGATGGATACCAAGAACACCAACAGTATCCTTCCCATCAAGGCCATGGTTATGATTATTCCGACAATGAGTACAGGGAGCCACAGTACTCATATGAGGCCCAGAGGAGTCCCTACCAGCAGCCAGAGTATTCGTATGAGGCCCAGGGGAGCCCCTATCAACAGCCAGAGTACTCGTATGAGGTCCAGAGGAGCCCCTATCAGCAGCCATCACCTTATTACAGATCAGAGCCACAGCAGTATTCAAGGGAGTACCAGCAGCCACGTTCCAGCTATGATGTGTTGTACTAA
- the LOC123499187 gene encoding uncharacterized protein LOC123499187 isoform X7, with protein sequence MIILKDLYHQALKKMRSLSRSSKRATKRLPCHPRALHSSKMTYLPYTQKREISSTSVLAKYLLHLMCCTANVRMRHTAWNNLLYLLTTCNSMPYMKNELCLALLNLGGDMSHLQEDMLHYKSEIIPPPSCAFPKAEAPQMTDSQLQDVLVLLLRFLSRWLVSYKNYTAKDVDDLLLIFLLIGLDPKVIDSNLEPHIAACITHTLNLYSSDQEFSQRMRNGVEFVLEYCDDDLPSILHLCQAYLSPTGRTRKLCGVIAFHQVCRHLKLFNFSFVDDVQSALFQVKDIADILTSYFQVNPPVSNAYDSYYIIKLVDFSLHLDVIQRDQMDNLKTICDLAEQKFDRSQGGPDDLNPTISFQHLATTLSKWKKHYDRLDGLDSTNPSVPCSPLDCS encoded by the exons ATAATTCTGAAGGATCTGTATCACCAAGCtctgaagaaaatgaggagccTGTCAAGGAGCAGCAAGAGGGCTACAAAGAGATTGCCTTGTCACCCGAGGGCATTGCATTCTTCAAAGATGACATATTTACCCTATACACAGAAG agagagattAGTTCCACCAGTGTGCTTGCCAAGTATCTGCTTCACCTGATGTGCTGCACTGCCAATGTGAGAATGCGCCACACAGCCTGGAAcaacctcctctacctcctcacCACCTGCAACTCCATGCCCTACATGAAGAATGAACTCTGTCTGGCACTGCTCAACCTGG GTGGTGACATGAGCCATCTGCAAGAGGACATGCTGCATTATAAGTCTGAAATCATTCCTCCACCCTCTTGTGCTTTCCCCAAGGCTGAGGCCCCACAGATGACAGACTCACAGCTTCAGGATGTGCTAGTGCTG CTTCTGCGATTCCTGAGTCGGTGGTTGGTAAGTTACAAGAACTACACTGCCAAGGATGTAGATGACctgctcctcatcttcctcctcattggTTTAGATCCCAAGGTCATTGACAGTAATCTGGAACCCCACATTGCTGCCtgcatcacacacactctcaactTGTACTCTTCAGACCAAGAGTTTTCCCAG AGAATGAGAAACGGAGTGGAGTTTGTCCTTGAATACTGTGATGATGACTTGCCCTCCATTCTGCACCTCTGTCAAGCTTACCTTTCCCCCACTGGCCGGACCAGGAAGCTGTGTGGTGTCATTGCCTTCCACCAGGTGTGCCGGCACCTCAAATTGTTCAATTTCAGTTTTGTGGATGATGTGCAG TCTGCACTCTTCCAGGTAAAGGACATAGCAGACATCCTCACAAGTTACTTCCAGGTCAACCCACCGGTGAGCAATGCCTATGACTCGTACTACATTATCAAGCTGGTGGATTTCTCACTTCACCTTGACGTCATTCAGAGAGACCAGATG GACAACCTGAAGACAATCTGTGACCTGGCTGAGCAGAAATTTGATAGGTCGCAGGGAGGCCCCGATGACTTAAACCCAACCATCTCCTTCCAACACTTGGCAACTACACTGTCCAAGTGGAAGAAACACTATGACAG GCTGGATGGTCTTGACTCCACAAATCCATCAGTGCCTTGCAGTCCTCTTGATTGTAGCTGA
- the LOC123499187 gene encoding uncharacterized protein LOC123499187 isoform X6, giving the protein MDLLQSMCHAMSMEQKEAALLEELEEEIALFDLHGNGDIIYQDNSEGSVSPSSEENEEPVKEQQEGYKEIALSPEGIAFFKDDIFTLYTEDTLVWPRQNLCDSFLFLLDGSIVNKFIKNQHFMREISSTSVLAKYLLHLMCCTANVRMRHTAWNNLLYLLTTCNSMPYMKNELCLALLNLGGDMSHLQEDMLHYKSEIIPPPSCAFPKAEAPQMTDSQLQDVLVLLLRFLSRWLVSYKNYTAKDVDDLLLIFLLIGLDPKVIDSNLEPHIAACITHTLNLYSSDQEFSQVKDIADILTSYFQVNPPVSNAYDSYYIIKLVDFSLHLDVIQRDQMDNLKTICDLAEQKFDRSQGGPDDLNPTISFQHLATTLSKWKKHYDRLDGLDSTNPSVPCSPLDCS; this is encoded by the exons tcaag ATAATTCTGAAGGATCTGTATCACCAAGCtctgaagaaaatgaggagccTGTCAAGGAGCAGCAAGAGGGCTACAAAGAGATTGCCTTGTCACCCGAGGGCATTGCATTCTTCAAAGATGACATATTTACCCTATACACAGAAG ATACTCTTGTGTGGCCAAGGCAAAATTTATGTGActcctttttgtttctccttgaTGGAAGTATTGTGAATAAATTTATCAAGAATCAACACTTCATG agagagattAGTTCCACCAGTGTGCTTGCCAAGTATCTGCTTCACCTGATGTGCTGCACTGCCAATGTGAGAATGCGCCACACAGCCTGGAAcaacctcctctacctcctcacCACCTGCAACTCCATGCCCTACATGAAGAATGAACTCTGTCTGGCACTGCTCAACCTGG GTGGTGACATGAGCCATCTGCAAGAGGACATGCTGCATTATAAGTCTGAAATCATTCCTCCACCCTCTTGTGCTTTCCCCAAGGCTGAGGCCCCACAGATGACAGACTCACAGCTTCAGGATGTGCTAGTGCTG CTTCTGCGATTCCTGAGTCGGTGGTTGGTAAGTTACAAGAACTACACTGCCAAGGATGTAGATGACctgctcctcatcttcctcctcattggTTTAGATCCCAAGGTCATTGACAGTAATCTGGAACCCCACATTGCTGCCtgcatcacacacactctcaactTGTACTCTTCAGACCAAGAGTTTTCCCAG GTAAAGGACATAGCAGACATCCTCACAAGTTACTTCCAGGTCAACCCACCGGTGAGCAATGCCTATGACTCGTACTACATTATCAAGCTGGTGGATTTCTCACTTCACCTTGACGTCATTCAGAGAGACCAGATG GACAACCTGAAGACAATCTGTGACCTGGCTGAGCAGAAATTTGATAGGTCGCAGGGAGGCCCCGATGACTTAAACCCAACCATCTCCTTCCAACACTTGGCAACTACACTGTCCAAGTGGAAGAAACACTATGACAG GCTGGATGGTCTTGACTCCACAAATCCATCAGTGCCTTGCAGTCCTCTTGATTGTAGCTGA
- the LOC123499187 gene encoding uncharacterized protein LOC123499187 isoform X8 gives MDLLQSMCHAMSMEQKEAALLEELEEEIALFDLHDNSEGSVSPSSEENEEPVKEQQEGYKEIALSPEGIAFFKDDIFTLYTEDTLVWPRQNLCDSFLFLLDGSIVNKFIKNQHFMREISSTSVLAKYLLHLMCCTANVRMRHTAWNNLLYLLTTCNSMPYMKNELCLALLNLGGDMSHLQEDMLHYKSEIIPPPSCAFPKAEAPQMTDSQLQDVLVLLLRFLSRWLVSYKNYTAKDVDDLLLIFLLIGLDPKVIDSNLEPHIAACITHTLNLYSSDQEFSQVKDIADILTSYFQVNPPVSNAYDSYYIIKLVDFSLHLDVIQRDQMDNLKTICDLAEQKFDRSQGGPDDLNPTISFQHLATTLSKWKKHYDRLDGLDSTNPSVPCSPLDCS, from the exons ATAATTCTGAAGGATCTGTATCACCAAGCtctgaagaaaatgaggagccTGTCAAGGAGCAGCAAGAGGGCTACAAAGAGATTGCCTTGTCACCCGAGGGCATTGCATTCTTCAAAGATGACATATTTACCCTATACACAGAAG ATACTCTTGTGTGGCCAAGGCAAAATTTATGTGActcctttttgtttctccttgaTGGAAGTATTGTGAATAAATTTATCAAGAATCAACACTTCATG agagagattAGTTCCACCAGTGTGCTTGCCAAGTATCTGCTTCACCTGATGTGCTGCACTGCCAATGTGAGAATGCGCCACACAGCCTGGAAcaacctcctctacctcctcacCACCTGCAACTCCATGCCCTACATGAAGAATGAACTCTGTCTGGCACTGCTCAACCTGG GTGGTGACATGAGCCATCTGCAAGAGGACATGCTGCATTATAAGTCTGAAATCATTCCTCCACCCTCTTGTGCTTTCCCCAAGGCTGAGGCCCCACAGATGACAGACTCACAGCTTCAGGATGTGCTAGTGCTG CTTCTGCGATTCCTGAGTCGGTGGTTGGTAAGTTACAAGAACTACACTGCCAAGGATGTAGATGACctgctcctcatcttcctcctcattggTTTAGATCCCAAGGTCATTGACAGTAATCTGGAACCCCACATTGCTGCCtgcatcacacacactctcaactTGTACTCTTCAGACCAAGAGTTTTCCCAG GTAAAGGACATAGCAGACATCCTCACAAGTTACTTCCAGGTCAACCCACCGGTGAGCAATGCCTATGACTCGTACTACATTATCAAGCTGGTGGATTTCTCACTTCACCTTGACGTCATTCAGAGAGACCAGATG GACAACCTGAAGACAATCTGTGACCTGGCTGAGCAGAAATTTGATAGGTCGCAGGGAGGCCCCGATGACTTAAACCCAACCATCTCCTTCCAACACTTGGCAACTACACTGTCCAAGTGGAAGAAACACTATGACAG GCTGGATGGTCTTGACTCCACAAATCCATCAGTGCCTTGCAGTCCTCTTGATTGTAGCTGA
- the LOC123499187 gene encoding uncharacterized protein LOC123499187 isoform X2, which yields MDLLQSMCHAMSMEQKEAALLEELEEEIALFDLHGNGDIIYQDNSEGSVSPSSEENEEPVKEQQEGYKEIALSPEGIAFFKDDIFTLYTEDTLVWPRQNLCDSFLFLLDGSIVNKFIKNQHFMREISSTSVLAKYLLHLMCCTANVRMRHTAWNNLLYLLTTCNSMPYMKNELCLALLNLGGDMSHLQEDMLHYKSEIIPPPSCAFPKAEAPQMTDSQLQDVLVLLLRFLSRWLVSYKNYTAKDVDDLLLIFLLIGLDPKVIDSNLEPHIAACITHTLNLYSSDQEFSQRMRNGVEFVLEYCDDDLPSILHLCQAYLSPTGRTRKLCGVIAFHQVCRHLKLFNFSFVDDVQVKDIADILTSYFQVNPPVSNAYDSYYIIKLVDFSLHLDVIQRDQMDNLKTICDLAEQKFDRSQGGPDDLNPTISFQHLATTLSKWKKHYDRLDGLDSTNPSVPCSPLDCS from the exons tcaag ATAATTCTGAAGGATCTGTATCACCAAGCtctgaagaaaatgaggagccTGTCAAGGAGCAGCAAGAGGGCTACAAAGAGATTGCCTTGTCACCCGAGGGCATTGCATTCTTCAAAGATGACATATTTACCCTATACACAGAAG ATACTCTTGTGTGGCCAAGGCAAAATTTATGTGActcctttttgtttctccttgaTGGAAGTATTGTGAATAAATTTATCAAGAATCAACACTTCATG agagagattAGTTCCACCAGTGTGCTTGCCAAGTATCTGCTTCACCTGATGTGCTGCACTGCCAATGTGAGAATGCGCCACACAGCCTGGAAcaacctcctctacctcctcacCACCTGCAACTCCATGCCCTACATGAAGAATGAACTCTGTCTGGCACTGCTCAACCTGG GTGGTGACATGAGCCATCTGCAAGAGGACATGCTGCATTATAAGTCTGAAATCATTCCTCCACCCTCTTGTGCTTTCCCCAAGGCTGAGGCCCCACAGATGACAGACTCACAGCTTCAGGATGTGCTAGTGCTG CTTCTGCGATTCCTGAGTCGGTGGTTGGTAAGTTACAAGAACTACACTGCCAAGGATGTAGATGACctgctcctcatcttcctcctcattggTTTAGATCCCAAGGTCATTGACAGTAATCTGGAACCCCACATTGCTGCCtgcatcacacacactctcaactTGTACTCTTCAGACCAAGAGTTTTCCCAG AGAATGAGAAACGGAGTGGAGTTTGTCCTTGAATACTGTGATGATGACTTGCCCTCCATTCTGCACCTCTGTCAAGCTTACCTTTCCCCCACTGGCCGGACCAGGAAGCTGTGTGGTGTCATTGCCTTCCACCAGGTGTGCCGGCACCTCAAATTGTTCAATTTCAGTTTTGTGGATGATGTGCAG GTAAAGGACATAGCAGACATCCTCACAAGTTACTTCCAGGTCAACCCACCGGTGAGCAATGCCTATGACTCGTACTACATTATCAAGCTGGTGGATTTCTCACTTCACCTTGACGTCATTCAGAGAGACCAGATG GACAACCTGAAGACAATCTGTGACCTGGCTGAGCAGAAATTTGATAGGTCGCAGGGAGGCCCCGATGACTTAAACCCAACCATCTCCTTCCAACACTTGGCAACTACACTGTCCAAGTGGAAGAAACACTATGACAG GCTGGATGGTCTTGACTCCACAAATCCATCAGTGCCTTGCAGTCCTCTTGATTGTAGCTGA
- the LOC123499187 gene encoding uncharacterized protein LOC123499187 isoform X5 gives MDLLQSMCHAMSMEQKEAALLEELEEEIALFDLHDTLVWPRQNLCDSFLFLLDGSIVNKFIKNQHFMREISSTSVLAKYLLHLMCCTANVRMRHTAWNNLLYLLTTCNSMPYMKNELCLALLNLGGDMSHLQEDMLHYKSEIIPPPSCAFPKAEAPQMTDSQLQDVLVLLLRFLSRWLVSYKNYTAKDVDDLLLIFLLIGLDPKVIDSNLEPHIAACITHTLNLYSSDQEFSQRMRNGVEFVLEYCDDDLPSILHLCQAYLSPTGRTRKLCGVIAFHQVCRHLKLFNFSFVDDVQSALFQVKDIADILTSYFQVNPPVSNAYDSYYIIKLVDFSLHLDVIQRDQMDNLKTICDLAEQKFDRSQGGPDDLNPTISFQHLATTLSKWKKHYDRLDGLDSTNPSVPCSPLDCS, from the exons ATACTCTTGTGTGGCCAAGGCAAAATTTATGTGActcctttttgtttctccttgaTGGAAGTATTGTGAATAAATTTATCAAGAATCAACACTTCATG agagagattAGTTCCACCAGTGTGCTTGCCAAGTATCTGCTTCACCTGATGTGCTGCACTGCCAATGTGAGAATGCGCCACACAGCCTGGAAcaacctcctctacctcctcacCACCTGCAACTCCATGCCCTACATGAAGAATGAACTCTGTCTGGCACTGCTCAACCTGG GTGGTGACATGAGCCATCTGCAAGAGGACATGCTGCATTATAAGTCTGAAATCATTCCTCCACCCTCTTGTGCTTTCCCCAAGGCTGAGGCCCCACAGATGACAGACTCACAGCTTCAGGATGTGCTAGTGCTG CTTCTGCGATTCCTGAGTCGGTGGTTGGTAAGTTACAAGAACTACACTGCCAAGGATGTAGATGACctgctcctcatcttcctcctcattggTTTAGATCCCAAGGTCATTGACAGTAATCTGGAACCCCACATTGCTGCCtgcatcacacacactctcaactTGTACTCTTCAGACCAAGAGTTTTCCCAG AGAATGAGAAACGGAGTGGAGTTTGTCCTTGAATACTGTGATGATGACTTGCCCTCCATTCTGCACCTCTGTCAAGCTTACCTTTCCCCCACTGGCCGGACCAGGAAGCTGTGTGGTGTCATTGCCTTCCACCAGGTGTGCCGGCACCTCAAATTGTTCAATTTCAGTTTTGTGGATGATGTGCAG TCTGCACTCTTCCAGGTAAAGGACATAGCAGACATCCTCACAAGTTACTTCCAGGTCAACCCACCGGTGAGCAATGCCTATGACTCGTACTACATTATCAAGCTGGTGGATTTCTCACTTCACCTTGACGTCATTCAGAGAGACCAGATG GACAACCTGAAGACAATCTGTGACCTGGCTGAGCAGAAATTTGATAGGTCGCAGGGAGGCCCCGATGACTTAAACCCAACCATCTCCTTCCAACACTTGGCAACTACACTGTCCAAGTGGAAGAAACACTATGACAG GCTGGATGGTCTTGACTCCACAAATCCATCAGTGCCTTGCAGTCCTCTTGATTGTAGCTGA
- the LOC123499187 gene encoding uncharacterized protein LOC123499187 isoform X1, with protein sequence MDLLQSMCHAMSMEQKEAALLEELEEEIALFDLHGNGDIIYQDNSEGSVSPSSEENEEPVKEQQEGYKEIALSPEGIAFFKDDIFTLYTEDTLVWPRQNLCDSFLFLLDGSIVNKFIKNQHFMREISSTSVLAKYLLHLMCCTANVRMRHTAWNNLLYLLTTCNSMPYMKNELCLALLNLGGDMSHLQEDMLHYKSEIIPPPSCAFPKAEAPQMTDSQLQDVLVLLLRFLSRWLVSYKNYTAKDVDDLLLIFLLIGLDPKVIDSNLEPHIAACITHTLNLYSSDQEFSQRMRNGVEFVLEYCDDDLPSILHLCQAYLSPTGRTRKLCGVIAFHQVCRHLKLFNFSFVDDVQSALFQVKDIADILTSYFQVNPPVSNAYDSYYIIKLVDFSLHLDVIQRDQMDNLKTICDLAEQKFDRSQGGPDDLNPTISFQHLATTLSKWKKHYDRLDGLDSTNPSVPCSPLDCS encoded by the exons tcaag ATAATTCTGAAGGATCTGTATCACCAAGCtctgaagaaaatgaggagccTGTCAAGGAGCAGCAAGAGGGCTACAAAGAGATTGCCTTGTCACCCGAGGGCATTGCATTCTTCAAAGATGACATATTTACCCTATACACAGAAG ATACTCTTGTGTGGCCAAGGCAAAATTTATGTGActcctttttgtttctccttgaTGGAAGTATTGTGAATAAATTTATCAAGAATCAACACTTCATG agagagattAGTTCCACCAGTGTGCTTGCCAAGTATCTGCTTCACCTGATGTGCTGCACTGCCAATGTGAGAATGCGCCACACAGCCTGGAAcaacctcctctacctcctcacCACCTGCAACTCCATGCCCTACATGAAGAATGAACTCTGTCTGGCACTGCTCAACCTGG GTGGTGACATGAGCCATCTGCAAGAGGACATGCTGCATTATAAGTCTGAAATCATTCCTCCACCCTCTTGTGCTTTCCCCAAGGCTGAGGCCCCACAGATGACAGACTCACAGCTTCAGGATGTGCTAGTGCTG CTTCTGCGATTCCTGAGTCGGTGGTTGGTAAGTTACAAGAACTACACTGCCAAGGATGTAGATGACctgctcctcatcttcctcctcattggTTTAGATCCCAAGGTCATTGACAGTAATCTGGAACCCCACATTGCTGCCtgcatcacacacactctcaactTGTACTCTTCAGACCAAGAGTTTTCCCAG AGAATGAGAAACGGAGTGGAGTTTGTCCTTGAATACTGTGATGATGACTTGCCCTCCATTCTGCACCTCTGTCAAGCTTACCTTTCCCCCACTGGCCGGACCAGGAAGCTGTGTGGTGTCATTGCCTTCCACCAGGTGTGCCGGCACCTCAAATTGTTCAATTTCAGTTTTGTGGATGATGTGCAG TCTGCACTCTTCCAGGTAAAGGACATAGCAGACATCCTCACAAGTTACTTCCAGGTCAACCCACCGGTGAGCAATGCCTATGACTCGTACTACATTATCAAGCTGGTGGATTTCTCACTTCACCTTGACGTCATTCAGAGAGACCAGATG GACAACCTGAAGACAATCTGTGACCTGGCTGAGCAGAAATTTGATAGGTCGCAGGGAGGCCCCGATGACTTAAACCCAACCATCTCCTTCCAACACTTGGCAACTACACTGTCCAAGTGGAAGAAACACTATGACAG GCTGGATGGTCTTGACTCCACAAATCCATCAGTGCCTTGCAGTCCTCTTGATTGTAGCTGA
- the LOC123499187 gene encoding uncharacterized protein LOC123499187 isoform X4, translating to MDLLQSMCHAMSMEQKEAALLEELEEEIALFDLHDNSEGSVSPSSEENEEPVKEQQEGYKEIALSPEGIAFFKDDIFTLYTEDTLVWPRQNLCDSFLFLLDGSIVNKFIKNQHFMREISSTSVLAKYLLHLMCCTANVRMRHTAWNNLLYLLTTCNSMPYMKNELCLALLNLGGDMSHLQEDMLHYKSEIIPPPSCAFPKAEAPQMTDSQLQDVLVLLLRFLSRWLVSYKNYTAKDVDDLLLIFLLIGLDPKVIDSNLEPHIAACITHTLNLYSSDQEFSQRMRNGVEFVLEYCDDDLPSILHLCQAYLSPTGRTRKLCGVIAFHQVCRHLKLFNFSFVDDVQVKDIADILTSYFQVNPPVSNAYDSYYIIKLVDFSLHLDVIQRDQMDNLKTICDLAEQKFDRSQGGPDDLNPTISFQHLATTLSKWKKHYDRLDGLDSTNPSVPCSPLDCS from the exons ATAATTCTGAAGGATCTGTATCACCAAGCtctgaagaaaatgaggagccTGTCAAGGAGCAGCAAGAGGGCTACAAAGAGATTGCCTTGTCACCCGAGGGCATTGCATTCTTCAAAGATGACATATTTACCCTATACACAGAAG ATACTCTTGTGTGGCCAAGGCAAAATTTATGTGActcctttttgtttctccttgaTGGAAGTATTGTGAATAAATTTATCAAGAATCAACACTTCATG agagagattAGTTCCACCAGTGTGCTTGCCAAGTATCTGCTTCACCTGATGTGCTGCACTGCCAATGTGAGAATGCGCCACACAGCCTGGAAcaacctcctctacctcctcacCACCTGCAACTCCATGCCCTACATGAAGAATGAACTCTGTCTGGCACTGCTCAACCTGG GTGGTGACATGAGCCATCTGCAAGAGGACATGCTGCATTATAAGTCTGAAATCATTCCTCCACCCTCTTGTGCTTTCCCCAAGGCTGAGGCCCCACAGATGACAGACTCACAGCTTCAGGATGTGCTAGTGCTG CTTCTGCGATTCCTGAGTCGGTGGTTGGTAAGTTACAAGAACTACACTGCCAAGGATGTAGATGACctgctcctcatcttcctcctcattggTTTAGATCCCAAGGTCATTGACAGTAATCTGGAACCCCACATTGCTGCCtgcatcacacacactctcaactTGTACTCTTCAGACCAAGAGTTTTCCCAG AGAATGAGAAACGGAGTGGAGTTTGTCCTTGAATACTGTGATGATGACTTGCCCTCCATTCTGCACCTCTGTCAAGCTTACCTTTCCCCCACTGGCCGGACCAGGAAGCTGTGTGGTGTCATTGCCTTCCACCAGGTGTGCCGGCACCTCAAATTGTTCAATTTCAGTTTTGTGGATGATGTGCAG GTAAAGGACATAGCAGACATCCTCACAAGTTACTTCCAGGTCAACCCACCGGTGAGCAATGCCTATGACTCGTACTACATTATCAAGCTGGTGGATTTCTCACTTCACCTTGACGTCATTCAGAGAGACCAGATG GACAACCTGAAGACAATCTGTGACCTGGCTGAGCAGAAATTTGATAGGTCGCAGGGAGGCCCCGATGACTTAAACCCAACCATCTCCTTCCAACACTTGGCAACTACACTGTCCAAGTGGAAGAAACACTATGACAG GCTGGATGGTCTTGACTCCACAAATCCATCAGTGCCTTGCAGTCCTCTTGATTGTAGCTGA
- the LOC123499187 gene encoding uncharacterized protein LOC123499187 isoform X3: MDLLQSMCHAMSMEQKEAALLEELEEEIALFDLHDNSEGSVSPSSEENEEPVKEQQEGYKEIALSPEGIAFFKDDIFTLYTEDTLVWPRQNLCDSFLFLLDGSIVNKFIKNQHFMREISSTSVLAKYLLHLMCCTANVRMRHTAWNNLLYLLTTCNSMPYMKNELCLALLNLGGDMSHLQEDMLHYKSEIIPPPSCAFPKAEAPQMTDSQLQDVLVLLLRFLSRWLVSYKNYTAKDVDDLLLIFLLIGLDPKVIDSNLEPHIAACITHTLNLYSSDQEFSQRMRNGVEFVLEYCDDDLPSILHLCQAYLSPTGRTRKLCGVIAFHQVCRHLKLFNFSFVDDVQSALFQVKDIADILTSYFQVNPPVSNAYDSYYIIKLVDFSLHLDVIQRDQMDNLKTICDLAEQKFDRSQGGPDDLNPTISFQHLATTLSKWKKHYDRLDGLDSTNPSVPCSPLDCS, translated from the exons ATAATTCTGAAGGATCTGTATCACCAAGCtctgaagaaaatgaggagccTGTCAAGGAGCAGCAAGAGGGCTACAAAGAGATTGCCTTGTCACCCGAGGGCATTGCATTCTTCAAAGATGACATATTTACCCTATACACAGAAG ATACTCTTGTGTGGCCAAGGCAAAATTTATGTGActcctttttgtttctccttgaTGGAAGTATTGTGAATAAATTTATCAAGAATCAACACTTCATG agagagattAGTTCCACCAGTGTGCTTGCCAAGTATCTGCTTCACCTGATGTGCTGCACTGCCAATGTGAGAATGCGCCACACAGCCTGGAAcaacctcctctacctcctcacCACCTGCAACTCCATGCCCTACATGAAGAATGAACTCTGTCTGGCACTGCTCAACCTGG GTGGTGACATGAGCCATCTGCAAGAGGACATGCTGCATTATAAGTCTGAAATCATTCCTCCACCCTCTTGTGCTTTCCCCAAGGCTGAGGCCCCACAGATGACAGACTCACAGCTTCAGGATGTGCTAGTGCTG CTTCTGCGATTCCTGAGTCGGTGGTTGGTAAGTTACAAGAACTACACTGCCAAGGATGTAGATGACctgctcctcatcttcctcctcattggTTTAGATCCCAAGGTCATTGACAGTAATCTGGAACCCCACATTGCTGCCtgcatcacacacactctcaactTGTACTCTTCAGACCAAGAGTTTTCCCAG AGAATGAGAAACGGAGTGGAGTTTGTCCTTGAATACTGTGATGATGACTTGCCCTCCATTCTGCACCTCTGTCAAGCTTACCTTTCCCCCACTGGCCGGACCAGGAAGCTGTGTGGTGTCATTGCCTTCCACCAGGTGTGCCGGCACCTCAAATTGTTCAATTTCAGTTTTGTGGATGATGTGCAG TCTGCACTCTTCCAGGTAAAGGACATAGCAGACATCCTCACAAGTTACTTCCAGGTCAACCCACCGGTGAGCAATGCCTATGACTCGTACTACATTATCAAGCTGGTGGATTTCTCACTTCACCTTGACGTCATTCAGAGAGACCAGATG GACAACCTGAAGACAATCTGTGACCTGGCTGAGCAGAAATTTGATAGGTCGCAGGGAGGCCCCGATGACTTAAACCCAACCATCTCCTTCCAACACTTGGCAACTACACTGTCCAAGTGGAAGAAACACTATGACAG GCTGGATGGTCTTGACTCCACAAATCCATCAGTGCCTTGCAGTCCTCTTGATTGTAGCTGA